One genomic region from Polynucleobacter sp. MWH-P3-07-1 encodes:
- a CDS encoding Ppx/GppA phosphatase family protein, whose amino-acid sequence MLVAQVVHTPSGTQLRPIDTLRESVRLAAGLTENKLLGNDAYQRGLSAIRRFGERIRGFDPSKVRAVATNTLRVAKNAQNFVSDAQEALGFPIEVIAGVEEARLIYIGAAHEVSAVQGNRLVVDIGGGSTELIIGKGYEPKLMESLYIGCVSHSMRFFPRGNIDAHAFKEAELAARRELQVISGNYLKSGWKQVIGSSGTARALADIIAENNFNGQGDALTMGRVNAGSGLITREGLRAMKKHLLKYEHVNDIQLGGLKDERRGVWPGGLAIMLAVFDELGIETMEVTDAALRVGVLYDLLGRSQHSDMRYVTVEQFMQRYTVDREQATRVGNLAAEFLDQLPKPELESRAENIALLQWAANLHEIGLSISHNGYHKHSAYIAGNADMPGFSKNDQARLAALLIGHAGKLGKLASNASFQDWRMLFCLRLAQVLCRGRSDANLPKVKVSENDGSYLVSLSREWAGAHPLTEFSLLKEAAEWERIGRTYQLDLK is encoded by the coding sequence ATGCTGGTAGCCCAAGTTGTTCATACGCCTTCGGGTACCCAGTTACGACCTATCGACACCCTGCGGGAGTCGGTTCGATTGGCAGCGGGTCTGACCGAAAATAAATTATTAGGGAATGATGCCTATCAGCGGGGCCTCTCTGCAATCCGTCGCTTTGGCGAGCGGATTCGTGGCTTTGACCCCAGTAAAGTCAGGGCAGTCGCAACCAATACCTTGCGGGTGGCTAAAAATGCCCAAAACTTTGTCAGTGACGCGCAAGAAGCTCTAGGTTTTCCGATTGAGGTGATCGCAGGCGTTGAAGAGGCGCGCTTGATCTACATTGGTGCCGCACACGAGGTTTCTGCAGTCCAAGGCAACCGCTTAGTAGTCGATATCGGCGGCGGCTCAACCGAACTCATTATTGGTAAAGGGTATGAACCTAAACTGATGGAGAGTTTATATATTGGCTGCGTATCGCATAGCATGCGTTTTTTCCCCAGAGGAAATATTGATGCTCATGCTTTCAAAGAAGCTGAGCTCGCAGCTCGTCGCGAACTCCAAGTCATTTCTGGAAACTATTTGAAGAGTGGCTGGAAGCAAGTGATTGGGTCTTCAGGTACTGCACGGGCTCTGGCTGACATCATTGCAGAAAATAATTTCAATGGGCAGGGCGATGCTCTAACTATGGGTCGAGTCAATGCTGGCAGCGGCTTGATTACGCGTGAAGGTTTGCGTGCCATGAAAAAACATCTCCTGAAATATGAGCATGTAAATGACATACAGCTTGGCGGTCTTAAAGATGAGCGCCGCGGGGTTTGGCCTGGCGGCTTGGCAATCATGCTGGCAGTCTTTGATGAGCTCGGCATTGAGACAATGGAAGTGACTGATGCTGCCCTAAGGGTAGGAGTCTTATACGATCTATTGGGCCGTTCACAACACTCTGATATGCGCTATGTCACGGTAGAGCAGTTTATGCAACGCTATACCGTTGATCGTGAGCAGGCCACCCGAGTCGGTAATTTAGCGGCTGAATTTTTAGACCAATTACCCAAGCCAGAACTAGAAAGTCGTGCAGAAAATATTGCTCTCTTACAGTGGGCTGCCAATTTACATGAGATCGGTCTATCCATCTCGCATAACGGCTATCACAAGCATTCTGCATATATCGCTGGTAACGCTGATATGCCTGGTTTCTCCAAAAATGATCAGGCGCGTCTTGCGGCTTTGCTCATTGGCCACGCCGGTAAATTGGGTAAGCTTGCTAGCAATGCGAGTTTTCAGGATTGGCGCATGCTGTTTTGTCTGCGCTTAGCCCAAGTTCTCTGCCGTGGCAGAAGTGATGCCAATCTTCCTAAAGTAAAAGTCTCTGAAAATGACGGCTCTTATTTAGTGAGCTTATCTCGGGAATGGGCAGGTGCGCATCCCCTGACTGAATTTAGCTTACTAAAAGAAGCGGCCGAATGGGAGCGTATCGGCCGCACATATCAGCTTGACCTCAAGTAA
- a CDS encoding diacylglycerol kinase yields MSSYHIDQNPHKGNKGLTRAWHAAKNSWCGVVYAFKEESAFRQELTLLIICTPIALFLNVSILEKVALICSIIMVLVVELLNSSVEAAIDRISFEHHDLSKRAKDFGSAAVMLALLVAVLIWLGVCAPLVSKL; encoded by the coding sequence AAGGCAATAAGGGGCTGACCAGAGCATGGCATGCCGCCAAGAATTCATGGTGCGGGGTGGTCTATGCCTTTAAAGAAGAAAGTGCATTTAGGCAGGAATTAACACTGCTGATTATTTGCACCCCGATTGCCCTCTTTCTGAACGTCAGCATTCTGGAAAAAGTAGCTCTGATCTGCTCGATCATCATGGTCTTGGTTGTGGAGCTCCTCAATTCCAGCGTGGAAGCAGCGATTGATCGAATCTCCTTTGAACACCACGATTTATCCAAAAGAGCCAAAGATTTTGGCTCAGCAGCTGTCATGCTGGCCCTATTAGTGGCTGTTTTGATCTGGTTAGGGGTCTGCGCGCCCCTTGTCTCAAAACTGTAA
- a CDS encoding GNAT family N-acyltransferase yields MSDIPNPLAAFDIFNSRFEDMPKKFSKLRPLKKLFSKKIAKKLFGKKFALKPRALTPATQDHVAAKPVSKPKRPAFQITWATTPNEVKEAQRLRYKVFAEEMGANLAQNSEGLDVDEFDAYCDHLLIRDQETLKVVGTYRVLPPHKAQEIGRLYSDSEFDLSRLNHLRPKMVELGRSCVHADYRSGAVIMSLWSGLAQYMQKHQYEIMLGCASIPMADGGHFAASLYNSLSEEQMAPTENHAFPRLPLPLDKLNGGLDVEPPPLIKGYLKLGAKICSAPAWDPDFNTADLLTMLRLSEINPRYAKHFLNI; encoded by the coding sequence ATGTCCGACATTCCAAATCCACTAGCGGCCTTTGATATCTTCAATTCCAGATTCGAAGATATGCCTAAGAAATTCAGTAAGTTACGCCCTCTAAAGAAGCTATTTTCTAAGAAGATTGCCAAGAAGCTCTTTGGTAAGAAATTTGCCCTCAAGCCCCGCGCCTTGACCCCAGCGACTCAAGATCACGTTGCAGCTAAGCCAGTGAGCAAGCCGAAGCGCCCTGCTTTTCAGATTACTTGGGCTACGACACCCAATGAGGTGAAAGAAGCGCAGAGATTGCGTTATAAGGTGTTTGCTGAGGAAATGGGTGCGAACCTAGCCCAAAACAGCGAAGGTCTTGATGTGGATGAATTCGATGCCTATTGCGACCATTTGTTGATACGTGACCAAGAGACTTTAAAGGTAGTAGGTACCTATCGTGTTCTGCCACCCCATAAGGCCCAGGAAATTGGTCGCCTCTACTCTGATTCTGAGTTTGATCTGTCCCGTTTAAATCACTTACGTCCAAAGATGGTTGAATTGGGACGCTCTTGCGTGCACGCTGACTATCGTTCTGGCGCCGTCATTATGTCCCTGTGGAGTGGTTTGGCGCAGTACATGCAAAAGCATCAATATGAAATCATGCTGGGTTGCGCCAGTATCCCAATGGCAGATGGCGGTCACTTTGCAGCGAGTCTTTATAACTCCCTCTCAGAAGAGCAAATGGCCCCTACCGAGAACCATGCCTTCCCTCGCCTACCGTTGCCATTAGACAAACTCAACGGCGGCTTGGATGTTGAGCCTCCACCATTGATTAAAGGCTATCTGAAGTTGGGCGCCAAGATTTGTAGCGCTCCAGCCTGGGATCCTGATTTCAATACTGCTGACCTCTTGACGATGTTGCGCCTGTCTGAAATCAATCCGCGTTACGCGAAACACTTTCTGAATATCTAA
- a CDS encoding GDCCVxC domain-containing (seleno)protein, translated as MHLYRCKACSTILKPKSGDCCIFCSFGNTDCSSSEKNLAA; from the coding sequence ATGCACCTTTACCGCTGTAAAGCTTGTAGCACCATCCTTAAGCCCAAATCGGGGGATTGTTGCATCTTCTGCAGCTTTGGCAATACTGACTGCAGTAGTTCCGAGAAAAACCTCGCAGCCTAG